In one Vibrio sp. CB1-14 genomic region, the following are encoded:
- a CDS encoding DUF1254 domain-containing protein: MKKLTILATITASLFATTTLAHDLGDHLPKKGQPTALQIENGGNTNVTKDNFIAAESDKYFFEQQAKSGINHFTHDRQLLTMETQTVVRQNRDTLYSKSIWDTKGGVTFELPILDSYQALQVIDEQHRTVAVLYAAKGQNKVTITPDMLSSGQHVWVIARTQVASNAPADIQEGNRKQDMLKGTASSSEQYIPKGFDQFDREKVRLALEANVLQLDFTKAMGAPDGKTLKPEQHLEPRKVEQFHALGLTSMGFGGLPSEHAYYKVLLAQDRSGECQTMNFDAPPLGKKWVLLYHNLWF, encoded by the coding sequence ATGAAAAAACTTACTATTTTGGCAACGATTACTGCTTCTCTATTTGCAACAACAACCTTGGCACATGATCTTGGTGATCACTTGCCTAAGAAAGGGCAACCAACCGCACTTCAAATCGAGAATGGCGGCAACACAAATGTCACCAAAGACAATTTCATTGCCGCGGAGTCAGACAAATATTTCTTCGAACAGCAAGCGAAGTCTGGTATCAACCACTTCACGCATGATCGACAACTTCTGACAATGGAGACACAAACGGTAGTTAGACAAAACCGCGACACTCTCTATTCAAAGTCAATATGGGACACCAAAGGCGGCGTAACGTTCGAGCTGCCTATTCTAGACAGTTATCAGGCGCTCCAAGTCATTGATGAACAGCACCGAACCGTAGCGGTACTATACGCTGCCAAAGGTCAAAACAAGGTGACCATTACTCCTGACATGCTCTCTTCAGGTCAGCACGTTTGGGTTATTGCACGCACTCAAGTCGCATCCAACGCACCCGCCGACATTCAAGAAGGCAATCGCAAGCAAGATATGCTCAAAGGCACAGCTTCTTCTTCTGAGCAGTACATACCAAAAGGCTTCGATCAGTTTGATCGAGAGAAGGTACGCTTAGCGCTTGAAGCAAACGTGCTGCAACTAGACTTTACCAAAGCAATGGGCGCACCCGATGGCAAAACGCTAAAACCTGAGCAACACCTTGAGCCACGTAAGGTCGAGCAGTTCCATGCTCTCGGTTTGACTTCAATGGGTTTTGGCGGATTACCGAGTGAACATGCCTACTACAAAGTTCTATTAGCACAGGACCGCTCTGGCGAGTGTCAAACTATGAACTTTGACGCACCACCACTGGGTAAAAAATGGGTTCTTCTCTATCACAACCTATGGTTCTGA
- a CDS encoding hydrolase — protein MLDQNNTQLMIIDVQGKLAQLMHDKETLFSNLNTLTKAAKLMELPIVWVEQIPDKLGATIDEISLELTHQRPIAKEVFSAWGEEAVRTATENHNRKQVLLVGIEAHICVHQTACELIEAGYEVHLVTDAVSSRTPANKKLALKRLTQEGAILTSTEMALFELQRVARGDQFKSLLKLIK, from the coding sequence ATGCTAGACCAGAATAACACCCAGCTAATGATCATCGACGTGCAAGGAAAGCTGGCTCAGTTAATGCACGACAAAGAGACACTATTTAGTAACCTCAACACGCTAACCAAGGCGGCTAAGCTCATGGAGCTGCCAATCGTGTGGGTTGAACAAATTCCGGATAAGCTCGGTGCGACGATTGACGAAATCAGCCTAGAGCTTACGCACCAGCGACCAATTGCAAAAGAGGTATTCAGTGCTTGGGGAGAAGAAGCCGTGCGCACTGCCACCGAGAATCACAACCGAAAACAAGTGCTATTGGTCGGCATCGAAGCCCATATTTGTGTGCATCAAACCGCCTGTGAACTGATTGAAGCGGGCTATGAAGTACATCTTGTTACTGATGCTGTCTCCTCCAGAACGCCTGCGAACAAAAAACTTGCCCTCAAGCGCTTAACTCAAGAGGGTGCAATTCTCACCTCGACAGAGATGGCACTGTTTGAACTACAAAGAGTCGCGCGGGGTGACCAGTTTAAATCCCTTCTTAAACTCATCAAGTAG